Proteins encoded by one window of Primulina huaijiensis isolate GDHJ02 chromosome 1, ASM1229523v2, whole genome shotgun sequence:
- the LOC140957992 gene encoding homeobox-leucine zipper protein HOX19-like, with amino-acid sequence MDETDAFSDVKLGLDLGLRLTKYEPKIDNSKKNKKVFFLDLSIPLQGSDLDHDGYSSSSSIGFMQEDRKQTRKNGILSGCKEGDHDRNYSNDRSRKKLRLSKDQITFLEDSFGQHSTLTMAQKQALAEKLNLKCRQVEVWFQNRRARTKLKQIERDCEFLKKKFERLSDENRRLHNQLLGFRSAAKMEKIPPPPLPVIHTSVAATTPSLPQLFHQMPKESAIYRTCPTCDKILKSGGDNSGGRKKEAAAVDAGYISDQ; translated from the exons atgGATGAAACCGATGCATTTTCGGATGTGAAGCTCGGGCTCGATTTGGGACTCCGTTTAACAAAATACGAGCCTAAAATAgataattcaaagaaaaataagaaggtgttttttcttgatctttcaATCCCACTCCAAGGAAGTGATCTTGATCATGATGGGTATTCGAGCTCGAGTAGCATCGGATTCATGCAAGAAGATAGAAAACAAACGAGGAAGAATGGAATTTTAAGTGGTTGCAAGGAGGGTGATCATGATAGGAACTATTCCAATGATCGTAGCAGAAAAAAACTGAGGCTCAGTAAAGATCAAATTACCTTTCTTGAAGATAGTTTCGGACAACATTCTACTCTCACTATG GCTCAGAAACAAGCACTTGCAGAGAAGTTAAACCTAAAATGTAGGCAGGTAGAAGTTTGGTTTCAAAACCGAAGAGCAAG AACCAAACTGAAACAAATTGAGAGAGATTGCGAATTTTTAAAGAAGAAATTTGAGAGATTAAGCGACGAAAATCGACGTTTGCATAATCAGTTGTTAGGATTTCGCTCAGCGGCGAAGATGGAAAAAATACCTCCGCCACCGCTGCCGGTCATACACACATCGGTAGCAGCAACAACTCCGTCACTACCGCAGTTATTCCATCAAATGCCAAAAGAGTCGGCCATTTACAGAACTTGCCCTACGTgcgataaaattttgaaaagtggCGGCGACAACAGTGGTGGAAGAAAGAAGGAAGCGGCGGCCGTAGACGCCGGTTACATAAGTGATCAATGA
- the LOC140982471 gene encoding protein LSD1-like has protein sequence MQSQIVCSGCRSLLMYPSGATNVCCAVCNAITNVPPPGMEMAQLICGGCRTLLMYTRGATSVRCSCCHTVNLAPASNVAHVNCGNCRTTLMYPYGAPSVKCAVCQFITHVNMRNVRVPIPMHRPNGTPSSASPPSSSAALSNSQNQTVVVENPMSVDKSGKLVSNVVVGVTMDKK, from the exons ATGCAGAGCCAGATTGTATGCAGCGGTTGTAGGAGTCTGCTGATGTACCCGAGCGGGGCAACCAATGTGTGCTGCGCTGTGTGTAATGCCATCACTAATGTGCCCCCTCCag GAATGGAAATGGCCCAACTGATATGTGGGGGTTGCCGTACCTTGTTGATGTATACTCGTGGAGCTACAAGTGTGAGATGCTCCTGTTGTCACACCGTGAACCTGGCACCAG CATCTAATGTCGCTCATGTCAACTGTGGAAATTGCCGCACAACACTTATGTACCCATATGGGGCTCCTTCTGTCAAATGTGCCGTATGTCAATTCATCACTCACGTCAAT ATGAGAAATGTTAGGGTGCCCATTCCCATGCATAGGCCAAACGGAACTCCCTCTTCAGCATCGCCACCTTCTAGTTCAGCC gCATTATCCAATTCTCAAAACCAAACCGTGGTTGTGGAAAATCCCATGTCCGTTGACAAGAGTGGGAAACTG GTTAGCAACGTTGTTGTTGGGGTCACTATGGATAAGAAGTGA